From one Mycobacterium colombiense CECT 3035 genomic stretch:
- a CDS encoding zinc-binding dehydrogenase: MGHTLAAVWRGGSDIAVESVSVPRLGPGDALVRVRLATVCGSDRHTVSGRREQPCPSILGHETVGEIVALGTGSGRAVDGRPLRVGQRVVWSVTWPCGACDRCLAGVTAKCRVVRKAGHEALNSEWGLSGGYAQHVHLPRGIPVAVVDDDLVDPVAAPASCATATVMAVLERAGNLGGRRVVVLGAGMLGLTAIAAAACAGASAVVTVDPAATRRQLALRFGATAVRDSVRGADPSDILLEFSGAPDALEDGLATLDVQGTAVLAGSVAPSAAVAIDPESVVRRQLSILGVHNYEPRHLAASLTFLRRTRERFPWHELVAGPATLDDLGALLAGPAGPVPRYSIAP; this comes from the coding sequence ATCGGCCACACCTTGGCGGCCGTGTGGCGTGGCGGCTCCGACATCGCGGTGGAATCGGTGAGCGTGCCCCGGCTGGGGCCCGGTGATGCGTTGGTGCGAGTCAGGCTCGCCACAGTGTGCGGGAGCGACAGACACACGGTGAGCGGACGGCGCGAACAGCCGTGTCCATCGATCCTGGGGCACGAGACCGTCGGTGAAATCGTGGCGCTGGGTACCGGTTCGGGGCGGGCCGTGGACGGACGGCCGTTGCGCGTCGGTCAACGCGTCGTCTGGAGCGTGACGTGGCCGTGTGGCGCCTGCGACCGGTGTCTGGCCGGCGTCACCGCGAAGTGCCGGGTGGTGCGCAAGGCCGGCCATGAGGCGCTGAACTCCGAATGGGGGCTGTCCGGTGGTTACGCCCAGCACGTGCACCTCCCGCGCGGCATACCCGTTGCCGTCGTCGACGACGACCTCGTCGATCCGGTCGCCGCACCCGCGTCTTGCGCGACGGCGACGGTCATGGCCGTTCTGGAACGCGCCGGGAACCTGGGTGGCCGACGGGTCGTCGTGCTCGGCGCCGGCATGCTGGGGCTGACCGCGATCGCCGCCGCCGCGTGTGCGGGCGCCTCCGCGGTGGTCACCGTCGATCCGGCCGCGACCAGAAGACAGTTGGCACTTCGATTCGGCGCCACCGCCGTGCGGGATTCGGTTCGCGGCGCGGACCCGAGCGACATACTGCTGGAGTTTTCCGGCGCTCCGGATGCCCTGGAAGACGGGCTGGCGACCCTCGACGTCCAGGGGACAGCCGTCCTCGCCGGCTCCGTCGCACCGAGTGCCGCCGTGGCGATCGACCCCGAGTCGGTGGTGCGCCGCCAACTGTCCATCCTCGGCGTGCACAATTACGAACCGCGACACCTGGCGGCATCACTGACCTTTTTGCGCCGAACGCGCGAGCGCTTCCCCTGGCACGAGTTGGTCGCCGGCCCCGCAACCCTCGACGACCTGGGCGCCCTGCTGGCCGGGCCCGCAGGGCCTGTGCCGCGGTATTCGATCGCCCCTTGA